A segment of the Leptotrichia massiliensis genome:
CTTGTTTCCAAAAAACCTTTATTTATAATATTTTTTTCTTCTGCCTTCTTTATCGTTTCCTCATCAATATCAATCCCATAAACAGTCTTAATGCCCATTTCCTTAAAACTCTGTGCAAAAGCTGCTCCAATTACTCCGAGTCCAACTATTGTTACTGTCAAATTTTCTATTTTTTTTAAAATTGTAAACACCCCTTTTTACAAATTTTCTTATAAACAGCTATTTCAATCTAAATACCACTATCAAAATTTTAATTATTCCACCAACTTTTATTTTGCTTTTCTAATTTTTTCATTTCCTCTGTTCTTCCTTGCGACTTATAAATTTCTATTAACATATTTCGCTCGTATGTTTTACCATCATTTGGATGCTTAAACTCCATAGAATTTTTATACGCCTTTTCAGCTTCAATAAAATTACCTTATAAAAAATACATATCTCCTATTCTAATCCAATAATCCCGTGCATCAAACTTTTGTTTTTTATTAGATATTTTTTGTATTGCCAATTTATAATACTTTATGGCATTTTCATAATTTTGAGTTTTATAATCATACATTTGGGCTAATGAAGCATAATCAGGTTGATAGTCTTCTAATTCAATTAACTGTAAATAAGTTTTTTCTGCTAAATCATATTTTTTTAAACTTACATAAGAATACGCTAATATTCTTAAATCTCTAACATCACCTGTTTCCTTATAATTATTTTCATATTCTTGTAATTTTTGTTCACCAAAACTTTTATCCTTCTTCTGTCTTTCCAAAGTTTCTTGAGCTGGTTTATATTCTTTATCAGCAGCTTCTTTCAACAATTTATTTCCTTTTTCATCCTGTTTTATCCAAATATAAAATTCTCCCAAATCATTTAACGCTTTTACATCACCAGATTTTATTAATTCATTATACCGTTCAATAATTTTTTCTTCTAATTCTTTAGTTTTCTCTATATTTACTTTTAAAACTGAACGCACTATTGAATCTCTCCAGTATCTATAGAATGAAATAATTTTTTCTTTTGTTTCTCTACTATTTCCTAAGTTATTATTTTCTTTTTCATATTTTAATAATAATTTCTCAGATTCTTCAAATTTTCTATTTCGAAAATAATAATCACTTAATTTTAATAGTGAATCCTTATCTCCTTTTTCAATTTGCTTTAAATACTGCTTTTCCTCTTTAGTATAAGTTTCTTTAGAAAAAGAATTAATTGAAGAAATTAAAATTAGTAATAATAGCCATTTTCTTTTCATTTTTTACAACTTTCTAATAAATTTATTTAAAACTTTTCCCCAACACATTCGCAATCTTCTCCACATCCTGCATCAAGTCATCAAACACTTCAAATTTCAATGATTGAGGCCCATCTGACAATGCCTTGTCTGGCTCAGGATGTACTTCTACCATTAATCCGTCTGCTCCAGCGGCAATCCCTGCCATTGCAAGAGGTTTTACCATCCAGTATTTTCCAGTTGCGTGAGCTGAATCTACGATTATCGGCAAGTGTGTTAATTTTTTAATCATCGGCACTGCATTCAAATCTAGTACATTTCTGTATGCTGTTTCATAAGTTCTGATTCCTCTTTCACAAAGAACTACATTTTCATTTCCGCCAGCCAAAATGTATTCTGCCGACATTAACCATTCTTCAATTGTTGCACTCAATCCTCTTTTTAACAATACTGGAATATTTGTTTTCCCAACTTCTTTCAGCAAATCAAAATTTTGCATATTTCTCGCACCTAACTGAATCATATCAAGATGTGGACCAAATTCATGCAATTGAGCAATTGACATAACTTCGCATATTATTGGAAGTCCTGTTTCTTCTTTTGCTTTTTTCATCAATTCAATACCTTCCATCCCTAATCCTTGAAAAGCATAAGGCGATGTTCTAGGTTTTACAACTCCACCTCTTAAGATATTTGCTCCAGCCATTTTTACAGCTTTTGCCGTATCAATTATCTGCTTCTCATTTTCGACAGAACAAGGTCCTGCCATCATTACAAGCTTATTTCCGCCAATTTCTACATTTCCCACTTTTACAATAGTATCTTCTGGCTTAAATTTTCGGCTTGCTCTCTTATAAGGCTCTTGCACTCTTTGTACATCCAGCACATAATCTAGCGCCTGAATATGCTTTATATCAATTGTGCTAATATCCCCAACCAATCCTAAAATTGAATATTCTTTGCCAGCAATTAATTTAACGCTTACATTATTTTCCGTTTCCAATCTGTTTATCAATTTTTCCAAGATTTTTTCACTTATTCCGCCATCTACTTTAATAATCATCATTTTTTCTCCTATTCCATTTTCATTACGTAAATTATAAAACGATTTCACTGTACAATATTAAATTAACCTACAACTACAGCTGTTCCGCTGCAAGTTACCATAAGCATTCCATTGTCTGCTCCTAATACTTCGTAATCCATTTTTACACCAATAATGGCATTTGCACCAAGATTTGCAGCCCTAGTTTTCATTTCCTCCAGAGCATTCTCTCTTGCCGTCAAAAGCTCGTCTTCATAGCCTTTAGATCTTCCTCCAAAAATATTTCTCAAGCTTGCCCCCATATCTTTAAACATATTAATTCCTGAAATAACCTCTCCAAAAACAATCCCTTTATATTCCATAACTTTTTTATCCTGAATTTCATTTGTAGTTGTAATAATCATATTTTTACCTCTTTTCTAAATTTTTGTAAAAAAAAACTCTCTTAAAATAACTTTAGGAGAGGATAAATATAAATATTTATACATAACATTTATTTCTATATTTTACGATACTTTAATAGTTTATTTACTTAAGCCAAAATTTATAAAATTTGCCTAAACGAATCAAAGATACTTTTAATCATTATAAGCAACTATTATACTTCAAACCTCTACATCCAGTAATTACACTTAATTAACCTCAAATCTCTCATTTTTCCAAAATTATTCAAAATTAATTAACTATAAGTCTCTATTCTTTTGTAAATCCTGCAAATCTTCAACACTACTAATTTTCTAAACTGCTAAACTACCTTTTGTATCTTCATTTTTCAATAAATTTAATTTCCTACTATCCTGCTATCCTACTAATTATTTCATATATCATAACAAATATTAAATATATTGTCAACCATTAAAATTATATTAACAGAAAAATTAAGCTAAATAAAAAACAGAGAATAAACCATCCCTGTTTCCAATATTTTCAAAATTATAAGTTATATTTTTTCTTAAATTTGTCAACTCTTCCAGTTTCATCAACAAATTTAGATTTTCCAGTATAGAATGGGTGAGAAGTTGAACTTGTTGCAACTTTTATTACTGGATATTCTTGCCCTTCAAAAGTTGTTGTTTCTTTAGAAGTTTTAGTTGATTTTCCTAAGAATTTTTCTCCGTTACTTGTATCTTCAAATACTACAAATCCGTATGATGGATGTAAATCTTTTTTCATGTATCTATGCTCCTTTCTATTTATAACTATGATTATTTTCAATATTTCATATAATAATACCATATTTTTCTTTAATTTTCAAGTCTCGATATTGTAAAAATTTAGAGGAAATATATAAGATTCTATTTTTTTGTATTTTGAAAATATTTAAATACATTTCTTCAAAATTTTCTTTGCAATATCAAACTCTATATTTTCATCAGAATAATATACATCTTCTCCAAAAGCATTTTTAAATACAGTCTGTATCACAAGAGCCAATTCGTCAGTTTTAATATCTTTATTTATAAGCATTTTATTCCTAATTTGCTTAATTTCAAAATCGTATTCATCCTGTGGAGCAAAAGACAATAACTTGATTGGATCCCAAAAATCAATAATCTCTTTTATATTATTTTCAAGTTTTTTTATTTTATATATTTCCTCTTTTTTATTATACTTTTTGAATTTCACAATTAATCAACTCTCTTGTATTTTTCCCAAAATAACTCATCTATTTTAGTCTTTATCTCCATTATTTTACTAATTTCTGCCAAAACTTCCTTATTTTCTGGCAATATATCTTCATAAGGCAAACTTATCATTATACCATCCTTTACTTTTTTACTCCCAAATTTTTCAAAAAATATATCAATCTCTCCATTATCAAATAAATATCTCCCTGTATACTTATCTTCCTCATATTCAAATTTAACATTTTTATTGTTTCTCTTAAGATATTTTCTTATTTTAGGAAGAACTGTCTTTATTTCATCTCCTACTTTTATACTTTCTCTATTGTTTAAATACAACTTTTCCATACAAAAAGTTAAAAATTGAGTTTCTGGTTTTGTAAGATTTTCAACAAAGTAATTTAATGAATAGTATATTTTCAAACCTTTGTATATTAAATCTATTGATATTGTTATTTTATCATCACTCAATTTCATTTCTATTTCTTCAGGAACAGAAAAAATCTTCATTATCTCCTTTAAAGATATTTTTTCTATCCCATTAATTCCATAAGTATTATTTAAAATATACTTTTGTTTTCCCATTTAATTTCCTTCCCATAAAATATTTCTTTAACTATTTTCAAAAATCTAAAAATCCGATAAATACTGTCTCTTTTATGCTTGAGTTTTTTGTTTTGCTTCACTCACTAACAAGCAGTCTTGACTCTTTGTGACTATAAATACTGCTGTTACTCGATCTTTATCACTTTTACAATCACCTAAATATTTTTTATGAATAAGAAAATTCCAAATCTTACTATTTCGACATCTCCGCCAATATTATCCCTCCAGCCACAGATACATTCAGCGAGTTTATTTCCCCTTTTAAGTGTATTTTTACAATTTTGTCGCAATGCTCCTTCACTTTTTTTCGCATTCCGTTTCCTTCACTTCCAAGCACAAGACATGCTTTTTCTGGATAATTTTCTTCATAATAATAATTCTGCCCATCAGCTTCTGCACCGTAAACTGTATATCCATATTTTTTTAATTTGTCAATCGTATCAGAAATATTGGTAACTTTTACAATATCCACATGCTCAATTGCTCCTGTCGATGATTTTACAACTGTTTCCGTAACTTTCACACTATTTCTATCCTGAATAATAATCCCATCTACTCCAAAGCACTCCGCACTTCTTATAATCGCTCCAAAGTTTCTTGGATCCTGAACCTGATCCAGCACAACTACTCTTGACTTTTCTTTTCTCAAAAGCTTTTCTAAAAATGCAGTAAAATCAACATAATAATCAAATTCCGAAACAAGTGCCACTACCCCCTGTGAATTTTCAGTCCGTCTATCTGTATAAAAAATCTTTATATTTCTTCTACTTGCCAAATTCAATATTTCCTTAATTGTTTCCTTCTTTATCTTCTTATAAACCTCCAGCTTCTCAATATTTTTATCCGATTTCAATACTTCAATCACTGGATTTATTCCTATTATTTTCTCCATTCTTTTTTCTCTCTCTTTCTATTATTATCTATTAAAAATTTTTCTAATATTGATTTTTATTTATTACTTTTTTTATTTCAAAATTATTTTGATTAACAATTATTTTTCTTAATTTGTATTTATATGTTTTTTCTTTAACGAAATTTTACTTGATTTTTTGTACTTTTTAAAATACATTCTAATTTCATAAAACTGCTGTAAATTATAAAACTTAAAAAATTTGTCGTGATTTTTTTGGAATGAAAACGACTAAACACATTTATGTGTTTCTTTCGCTAGAACCTTCATAGCAAATAAATTTTGTAAAGTTTTTCTAATCTTCGTTTGCGAAAGTGAGCGTCAGCGAGTTTCGTTTTCGTAGTAATTCAGGTTTATCCAAATAATAAATGTTTTGACTACTTTCCCAAATAAAATTTGGGAATATTTCAAAAAAATGCTTAGACGAGCCGGGATTGTAAAGGGGATGGTAACTGATCCCCTTTACGTTAAAAAAAAGAAAAAACATTTAAAATAAATAAAAAACAATTATTAACTAAAATAACCCAAGTAAATTTAAATAAAATAATTTAGATAAATATTTAAACTTTTGAATATATTTTATAATAATTTTCATTTAAAAGCAACAAACAAAAAATATTTATCAATTTAATTAATATTAAAAAGGAATGTTCTTATAAAAAATTATAAAAAACACTCCTTAAATTATATTAATTTTTATTATTTAAATTATAGCCAGTCACTTCTATACATTCTGTATTCAATTTCAGGGAAGATATTATCTCTGCTTTCAATTTCATTTATCCAGCCTTCATCCAATCTTCCGTTTTTGAAGTCTTCATAAATTTTAAATAATCTGTGAACGTGATCGCTTATTTTTTTGTGAGCATAACCAACCATTGTTCCAGTATACATTATAAATTCCCAGCAGGAAGTCTGTGCCATTAATAATTCTCTTGCGGCCTGATTTAATGCTCTGTATTCTAATTCGTTGTACGGTTCTCTTCCGTTTGCCAGTTCTATCATTTTTTGTGCGGCTTTATGTAAATGTCTGTAGGCATAATCATTTGAGCCGTCTATCCAAACATCATAATAACCGTTTGCTCCCCAGCTTGACATGCTTACATCAACTATTTGATTTGTCGGATATTGCTCTAAATATTTGTATGGTGTTATTGTAGAAAAATTAGATTCTGCTGTGGCTCTGAATACCCATTCTAGGAATATTGGCCCTTCATACCACCAGTGTCCGTATAATTCGGCATCATAAGGCGATACTACAATTGGTTTTCTATATTTCATTTTTGAAGCCAGAAACTCAATTTGTTTTGAACGGTTGAATACAAAGTTGTAGGCGTGCTCTTTGGCTCTGGCCGCTGCCGCTTCTGGATTGTAAACTGCTTTATAAGTTCCTTTTTTATCAGTTATTGCATGGTATTTTACTCCAATATTTCTTCGTACTCCGTCACTGTGTAAATATGGCTCTACAAGTTCATAGTCAAGTTCATACCCGGCATCCTTGTGAAATTCTCTATAAACTCCATCTCCTGGATAACCAGACTCAGAACTCCAAACTTGCTCAGATGATTCCAAATCTCTAGCAAACGCAGCTACATAGTTTTTTGTATAAACTGGCGAGTAGATACCGTAAACTGGACGTGGGTCACTGTGCATAATCCCATGTGCATCAACTAGGAAATATCTTATTCCATGTTTTTCCAAAAATTTATCCTGTCCTGGATAATAAGCGCACTCTGCTAGCCAGATTCCTTTTGGCTCTCTTCCAAAATTTTTGATGTAATCTTTTTTAGCCATAAAAACTTGAGCATTAACTGCTTCTGGATAATCTTTCATAACTGGTAAAAATCCGTGTGTCGCAGTAACTGGGATGATTTCCAAATTACCTTGATCTTGGAATTTTCTGAAGGCCCCAACCAAATCTCTATTGTATTTTTCTTCAAATACTCGTTTTGCCCTTGTATTAAACCATAAATTATGTTTTGCAACATTTAGCATATCAGGATATGGACTAAGTCTTTCCACTTCTTTCTCGCAAAATTCAATCAATTTGTCTATGTGACGAACGTATCTTTCCCTTAATAAACTGTCGTTCATCATATTAACAAGTGTCCCAGACATTGTAATGGTCATATTCCAAGGAATATTATCCCTTGTCAAATTTTCAAACATTTCTAGTAGAGGAACATATGTTTCTGTAATTGCTTCGTATAACCAATCTTCTTCTAAAAATTCTTTATATTCCGGGTGTCTTACATAAGGTAAATGTGCATGCAAAACAAGACTCAAATATCCATTCATAATTTTTCCTCCATACTTTATAAATTTTTATATATTATATTTATACCATATTTTCGCAGAAATTCAAAATTTTTTTATAGAAAGTTTACTGAAATTTTAAACTTTCTTTTTTTATTATAACCTGACATTTCACATTTTAATTTTTAACCTTGTAACAGAATTTTCTCATATCAATCTATTTTATTTCATTAGCAACATAATTTTAAAATTACAAAAAAACTGCCAGCTAAATTCAACTGGCAGGCAAAAGGTGAGGACAATAAGACAAGAATTCAACTGCTATTTTTGACTGCTAAAAATCAAAAACAATATGATTATAACTGTCAAAACAGTCAAATCCCAATTTGCCATTATTACCACCCCCTGTTCAAGAAAGTGTAATCAAGGTTGCGTTCCTTGACAGACAATTATATCACAAAAAAAAAGACCTATTCAACAAAGAATAAAGCCTTTTTCTCGCATTTTTAATTTTACACTAACCTAAACAGGTTTTTTATTTAAGATTATTATATCATTTTTTTCCAAAAAACTCAATCCCTAAATTTCTGAAAAACAAAAAACTTCTTTAATTAAAGTTTTCTTATATTATAAATTTTTTTAACAAAAAACTTTTAATTTCCCACTTATAAACTCAATTGTTACATCTATATTTTCCCCTTCTTCTCCATCAATGCTCACGTCAATTTCTTCTGTAACTTTTTTTATTTCACATTTTTTAGCTTGTAAAGTTCGGATGTAATCGTTATTTGTCAGGTTGCTGTTCATTAAGTCAATTAGGATTTTTGGAATATCCAGCGGGTTGTCAATGTTTTTTACGATTAGAATATCCATAAATCCGTCATTCATACTTGCTTCATCAATTACATTTTCAAATCCTCCAACACTTTTCCCATTCAAAATTGCATATAAAATAGCCTTTTCCTTAATAGTCTCATTCCCATCCAGCACAATATCCAAGTCAAAAGTCTTTATATTTGTAAGTTCTCCAAGTCCATTTATGTAATAGGCAATTTTTCCAAATGTTTTTTTCAACGTTTTGTCTGTATTGTAGGAAATTTTGGTAAATAGTCCGCCAGCATACGAAGATAAGAATACCGTTTTTCCATTAATTAACCCAAAATCAATATCTTTAACAGTTTTATGTGTAATTTTCTCTATCCAGTTTTCAATATTTTCTTCAATTTTCAATGCTTTTGCAAAGTCGTTTGATGTTCCTGTCGGAAATATTGCAACTTCTGGAAATTCAATATTTTTAGAATAAAGTTCACTCAAGCAACGGCTCAAAGTTCCATCTCCGCCAGATAAAATTAAAATGTCATATTTTTCATTTTTTAAAATTTCTGTAAACAGGTCATAATCCTTATTTATACTATAAAGTGTCAATGTAATCCCTTTTTCCAGCAGTTTTGTAGTGATTAAATCAAAATTGCTTAAAATTATATTGGCATTTCCAGATTTTGGATTGTAAACCAAAATAGCCTTTTTTAGTTTTTCCATATTTCCTCCTATTTTTTATATTCTTGTCACATAGATATATTATTTCACATCACTTTTTTTATAATTTTTTACAACAAATTAAGATTTCTGCTACTCAAATATTTGTATCATCATTTACTTTTACAAAATCTCATTAACCGAATAATCAGAATAAATCTTTTCTCCATCAGTAAGCAACTTTTTCAATTTTATTTTTTCTTCAATTGGTAAATATTCTACAAAAATATTTTTTGCATTTTTTCTCTCCTTCTTGGTTGAGTTTTCTAAAAATGCTATATTTTCTGGCACTTCAATTTTCGTATTTATCTCTTCAATATTATTTTTGTCCAAATCATCTATTTTTACCATAAAATCTTCAGAATTTATTATTATGCAAAATCTTTTCTCCACTTCCTGTTTTCCAGCTTCACTTAACTTTTCAGTATTTTCCTGCTGTTTTTCCACAATATTTTCAGAATTTTCCACATTCACATTATTTTTAAACTCTATTTTTTCAACTTTTTTATACTCCAGTTGTTTTGGCTCTTCGTTAATTTCACTTTTCACAGCGTTTTTATCTTCTGTCTTATAAAAAATTTCATTTTGCATTGAAAAATCTGTTTTTATAATATTTTCAAGCTTTTCTGTATCCTTGTAGTTATAAAATAATGTAAATGGATAACTGTTTTCCGAATATTCTTCATTTATATCAAAATACGATTTTATAAAATTGTTAAAAGCTGGATTTTTATCTGAACTTATCACAATCTGACTTTTTTTATCAGTCATTTTTTTATAATAAATTCCAACTGTTAGTAAAAAGTTTTCAAAATTTGACATCTTGTATTTATATTTTTCATTTTCATCAAAAATATTTTTTATAATCAAGTTTTTATTTTGCTTAAAAAACTGTGCCAGCAATTCCTTAGTCTGTGAATTATACTCCATTTTTCCAATCAAAAATTCTTTTATCTTCTTAAAAATGCCAATTTGCGTGTGATCATAACACTTGAAATTATAATCTCTTTTTATCAGTATATTTACAATATTATGATTTGAAGCCTGCTTTACATCCTCCATTTTCACAGTAAAATTCCAGTTATAATACCTATTTAAAAGTATTAACAAGTTGGAAATGCTGTAATCAAGCCGTCCAATGAACTTTCTTCCTTGAAAAAGCGAAACCTGGTCAAATTCCATTTTCATTGTAATTTTCTTTTCCATTTCCAGCTCAATATTTGTATAAAATACCGACTTCATTGGAAAAGATGTGTTAAAAAGTGAATGATAATAAGATAAAGTATCGTCCTTCAACTGCGACACCTTCACATCCTCAACATACACTTTCGTATAATATCTATCTTGAAACATTTCCGTCTTTAATTTATAAACAATGTCGTAAAATAAATTTTCGTTCAGCTCTTTAAAATACTCGCCAGAATTAAACCAGACAGCATTTTTATTAAAAAATCCCTTTTGCTTTATATCAAACATTATATGATTTTTATTTTCTCCAATGAACTTTATATTTTCAAAAAGTACGTTATTTGTCCTGAACGTTGGCATTGGATTTCCAAATCCAAATGGCTTTAACAGTTCTATTATTTGGAAAAATTCGTAAGAAACCTTTTGAATCGGGATTTGCTTATCAATTTCTATTATTTTTACAAAATCCTCTTCCTTTAGTTTTGTTTTTGCAAATTTATTTATTTTTTTCCTAAATAATTCCAAATTTTTTATTCCAATCGTAAAT
Coding sequences within it:
- a CDS encoding tetratricopeptide repeat protein, yielding MKRKWLLLLILISSINSFSKETYTKEEKQYLKQIEKGDKDSLLKLSDYYFRNRKFEESEKLLLKYEKENNNLGNSRETKEKIISFYRYWRDSIVRSVLKVNIEKTKELEEKIIERYNELIKSGDVKALNDLGEFYIWIKQDEKGNKLLKEAADKEYKPAQETLERQKKDKSFGEQKLQEYENNYKETGDVRDLRILAYSYVSLKKYDLAEKTYLQLIELEDYQPDYASLAQMYDYKTQNYENAIKYYKLAIQKISNKKQKFDARDYWIRIGDMYFL
- the aroF gene encoding 3-deoxy-7-phosphoheptulonate synthase, with product MIIKVDGGISEKILEKLINRLETENNVSVKLIAGKEYSILGLVGDISTIDIKHIQALDYVLDVQRVQEPYKRASRKFKPEDTIVKVGNVEIGGNKLVMMAGPCSVENEKQIIDTAKAVKMAGANILRGGVVKPRTSPYAFQGLGMEGIELMKKAKEETGLPIICEVMSIAQLHEFGPHLDMIQLGARNMQNFDLLKEVGKTNIPVLLKRGLSATIEEWLMSAEYILAGGNENVVLCERGIRTYETAYRNVLDLNAVPMIKKLTHLPIIVDSAHATGKYWMVKPLAMAGIAAGADGLMVEVHPEPDKALSDGPQSLKFEVFDDLMQDVEKIANVLGKSFK
- a CDS encoding putative heavy metal-binding protein, giving the protein MIITTTNEIQDKKVMEYKGIVFGEVISGINMFKDMGASLRNIFGGRSKGYEDELLTARENALEEMKTRAANLGANAIIGVKMDYEVLGADNGMLMVTCSGTAVVVG
- a CDS encoding type B 50S ribosomal protein L31, producing the protein MKKDLHPSYGFVVFEDTSNGEKFLGKSTKTSKETTTFEGQEYPVIKVATSSTSHPFYTGKSKFVDETGRVDKFKKKYNL
- a CDS encoding DUF1871 family protein, which encodes MKFKKYNKKEEIYKIKKLENNIKEIIDFWDPIKLLSFAPQDEYDFEIKQIRNKMLINKDIKTDELALVIQTVFKNAFGEDVYYSDENIEFDIAKKILKKCI
- the rlmB gene encoding 23S rRNA (guanosine(2251)-2'-O)-methyltransferase RlmB; the protein is MEKIIGINPVIEVLKSDKNIEKLEVYKKIKKETIKEILNLASRRNIKIFYTDRRTENSQGVVALVSEFDYYVDFTAFLEKLLRKEKSRVVVLDQVQDPRNFGAIIRSAECFGVDGIIIQDRNSVKVTETVVKSSTGAIEHVDIVKVTNISDTIDKLKKYGYTVYGAEADGQNYYYEENYPEKACLVLGSEGNGMRKKVKEHCDKIVKIHLKGEINSLNVSVAGGIILAEMSK
- a CDS encoding glycoside hydrolase family 57 protein, whose amino-acid sequence is MNGYLSLVLHAHLPYVRHPEYKEFLEEDWLYEAITETYVPLLEMFENLTRDNIPWNMTITMSGTLVNMMNDSLLRERYVRHIDKLIEFCEKEVERLSPYPDMLNVAKHNLWFNTRAKRVFEEKYNRDLVGAFRKFQDQGNLEIIPVTATHGFLPVMKDYPEAVNAQVFMAKKDYIKNFGREPKGIWLAECAYYPGQDKFLEKHGIRYFLVDAHGIMHSDPRPVYGIYSPVYTKNYVAAFARDLESSEQVWSSESGYPGDGVYREFHKDAGYELDYELVEPYLHSDGVRRNIGVKYHAITDKKGTYKAVYNPEAAAARAKEHAYNFVFNRSKQIEFLASKMKYRKPIVVSPYDAELYGHWWYEGPIFLEWVFRATAESNFSTITPYKYLEQYPTNQIVDVSMSSWGANGYYDVWIDGSNDYAYRHLHKAAQKMIELANGREPYNELEYRALNQAARELLMAQTSCWEFIMYTGTMVGYAHKKISDHVHRLFKIYEDFKNGRLDEGWINEIESRDNIFPEIEYRMYRSDWL
- a CDS encoding diacylglycerol/lipid kinase family protein, whose amino-acid sequence is MEKLKKAILVYNPKSGNANIILSNFDLITTKLLEKGITLTLYSINKDYDLFTEILKNEKYDILILSGGDGTLSRCLSELYSKNIEFPEVAIFPTGTSNDFAKALKIEENIENWIEKITHKTVKDIDFGLINGKTVFLSSYAGGLFTKISYNTDKTLKKTFGKIAYYINGLGELTNIKTFDLDIVLDGNETIKEKAILYAILNGKSVGGFENVIDEASMNDGFMDILIVKNIDNPLDIPKILIDLMNSNLTNNDYIRTLQAKKCEIKKVTEEIDVSIDGEEGENIDVTIEFISGKLKVFC
- the recJ gene encoding single-stranded-DNA-specific exonuclease RecJ, which codes for MRNTKWAVKIIPNPRQEREYIERDNKQKNDEKTKKLKKSKTEKQNFENINLSSVIDNDILKILYSRGITTEKEIREFLNPKLENIQNPYGLQDMEKTVLEIEKAIKEQKNIWIYGDYDVDGITSTSILYMALKELGAENVNYYIPIRDEGYGLNNEALKKIKESGADLVITVDCGITAFPEVEFANSINLPIIITDHHNLHGDKVPDAITVVNPKRPENEFSFEFLAGVGTIFMVILCLYERIGKKAKAYKYLDLVAIGTVADIVPLVEENRILTKFGLEQLSRSKNKGLRFLLYKLFSTQNSDFNEKMEYNSYDVGFIIAPVFNAAGRLKDAKMVVKLLISDNEREIEIIVKELINKNFERKELQNEIVEKVEKHIEESDLKEDYVIVDYSPEYHHGVIGIAASKIVDKYYKPAIIIEVKEDEGIAVGSCRSIGNFNILEALQSMPELFVKFGGHSGAAGFTIGIKNLELFRKKINKFAKTKLKEEDFVKIIEIDKQIPIQKVSYEFFQIIELLKPFGFGNPMPTFRTNNVLFENIKFIGENKNHIMFDIKQKGFFNKNAVWFNSGEYFKELNENLFYDIVYKLKTEMFQDRYYTKVYVEDVKVSQLKDDTLSYYHSLFNTSFPMKSVFYTNIELEMEKKITMKMEFDQVSLFQGRKFIGRLDYSISNLLILLNRYYNWNFTVKMEDVKQASNHNIVNILIKRDYNFKCYDHTQIGIFKKIKEFLIGKMEYNSQTKELLAQFFKQNKNLIIKNIFDENEKYKYKMSNFENFLLTVGIYYKKMTDKKSQIVISSDKNPAFNNFIKSYFDINEEYSENSYPFTLFYNYKDTEKLENIIKTDFSMQNEIFYKTEDKNAVKSEINEEPKQLEYKKVEKIEFKNNVNVENSENIVEKQQENTEKLSEAGKQEVEKRFCIIINSEDFMVKIDDLDKNNIEEINTKIEVPENIAFLENSTKKERKNAKNIFVEYLPIEEKIKLKKLLTDGEKIYSDYSVNEIL